The nucleotide sequence CCCACTTTCACCAACAACAGCGACAGTGCGACCTTCATGCATATCAAAGCTCACGTCATGCAAAACCGGGACCGTGCCATAGGCGGCATCCACGTTCTGCACGCTGACAACAGGAACCGAACCGGTCTGAACTGCTGGCTTTTGTGGGCGCTCAAAGCTGCGCACAGCCCAGAGAGATTTGGTGTATTCCTGCGTTGGCGCGGCAAGCATTGTGCGGGTATCGGCCGTTTCGACCTCATCACCCTTGAGCAGCACTTTGATCGTATCTGCCATCTGGGCAACCACGGCCAAATCATGCGTGATATAAATCGCTGCCGTATTGAACTGTTCGACAATATCACGGATCGAGGCAAGCACCTCGATCTGTGTGGTCACATCCAGCGCAGTTGTCGGTTCGTCAAAAATGATCAGGTCAGGGCGGCAAGACATCGCCATCGCGGTCATGCAGCGTTGTAGCTGCCCCCAGACACCTGATGCGGATAGCGAAAGCCAATCTCATCAGGGTTCGGCAGGCGCAGCTTTCGGTAGAGCTCCATCCCGTCCGTTTCGCTTTCGGCTTTATCCATCACACCATGCTGAACCGGGCCTTCAACATGCTGATCAAGCAGCTTGTGCGCAGGGTTAAAACTGGCAGCGGCTGATTGCGCGACATAGGCAATGCGCTTGCCCAGCAGGTCGCGTTTAACCGCAGCCGAGGCCGTCAGCAGATCAATGCCATCAAACTCAACACTGCCTTTGCTGATGCGCACACCATCACGCGTGTACCCCATCGCCGCCAGACCAAGTGTGGACTTACCAGCACCGGATTCGCCAATCAGACCCAGCACTTCACCCTTTTTCAACGTCAGGTCGATACCGTTGATGATCGGGTTCCATGTCTCATCACTCCGACCTTCCAGCCAGACATCGCGCATCTTGACCAGTATCTCTTCGCTCATTCTTTCAGCCCCGACGATTTGTGCAGCATCCAGTCAACCACAAAGTTCACGGCCACGGTCAGCAATGCTATCGCGCCAGCGGCCAACAACGGGGCCGTTGCAGCCATCGGTGCGAATTGCGCGAAGTTCACGAAACCGCCCAAGTCACGCACCATGGTCCCCCAATCAGCAAGTGGCGGCTGGATGCCGACACCCAAGAATGACAATGCCGCAATCGTCAGGAACACAAAGCAGAAACGCAGGCCAAATTCTGCCAGCAGTGGGGCCATAGCATTGGGTAAGATTTCCTTGAAGACCAGATAGCCCAGCCCTTCACCGCGCAGCTTTGCCGCTTCAATATAGTCCATGACCACAATGTTCTGCCCAACGGCACGGGCCAGACGGTAAACGCGGGTGCTGTCAATCACGGCAATGATCAGGACCATAAAGACCGTCAGCGGGATACCCAGTTCAGGTGCCCAAACACTCGCAATTGTCATCAAGAGCAGCGCAAAGATCAGGGACGGAATGGCCATCAGCACATCGACCGCACGTGACAAAAGCTGGTCCAGCCAACCACCCAAGGTCGCCGCCAGAAAACCAAATGTGCCGCCCAAAAGGAAAGCCAGAACGGTCGTTGCAAATGCAATACCGACGGTATTCTGCGCGCCATAGATCAAACGGCTGAGGATATCGCGGCCAATCTGGTCCGTCCCAAGCGGGAAGTCCGGGTTGCCGCCCAGCGCCGGATCGCCACCCGGAATAACGTTTGCCGCCACGCCGGGAATAATCTGCTCTTGCCCATAAGGCGCAATGGCACCAGCGAAAATCGCAAAGATTGCATAGATCAGGATCGTCAGAATTCCGAATGATGCGGTCAGCGGCATGGAGCGGAACAGTTTTTTGCTGCCCGCCGTGCCAACGGAACGCCCCAACAGGCGGAATACCCAGGCGGCAATGGCAAAGAGGATGAAGCCCTCAATCGCAATGCGCAGGAAGAAGAACTTGTTGGCAATGGCCTGATCATCGCTGCGCCCTTGCATATAGGCCCAGACCAACCACGCCAGAACGGCAACACCCAGAACGTATCCATAAGCCACACCATAGGGCATATCGCGAAACTTGGGCGCATTGCCCGTCGCCGCTTGCCCGGCAAACCGGAACCCCCAAGCAAGGGCCGCAATGCCCATGAGTGCTGCAACGAACCAGATCATTTCGGATGCCTCAGACGTGGGTTGGACAGGATCGACATGATATCAGCCGTCAGGTTGAGCAGGATAAAGGCCGTTGCAAAGATCAGGCAACACGCCTGAACAACCGGGATATCGCGGATCTTCACACTATCAACAAATAGCTGGCCAATGCCGGGATAGACGAACACCACCTCAACCACGACGACGCCGGTGATCAGGTAAGCCAGGTTCAGGGCAATCACATTGATGATCGGCGCCAGCGCATTCGGCAAGGCGTGCTTCACGATCACACGCATCGGCGACAACCCCTTCAGGCGCGCCATCTCAATATAGGGCGAGGCCAAAAGGTTGATAATCGCCGCACGTGTCATCCGCATCATATGCGCAGTAACAACCAAGGTCAGCGTCAACGCGGGCAGCATTGATTTCTCGACCCGTTCACTGAATGGCATGCCCTCAAAGATGTTCGATAGCGATGGGAAGATCGGGTTCAGAACGGCAAGAAACAGGATCAGGATGTAGGCCAGAAAAAACTCGGGGCTTGAGATCGAGGATAATGTAAAAATATTCGTCGCCCGATCAAAGATGGTATTGCGGTAAAGCGCTGCAAGAACACCCAAAAGGATTGAAAAGGGGACTGCGATGATCGCTGTGATCATTGCAAGGAACATCGTATTGGCAAAACGGGGTGCGATTTGCTGGGCAACAGTCGTGGCGCCTGACTCTGTTCCGGTAAAGCTGGCAAAGTTGGCTTGGGCAAAGCTGGTGCCTAAATCACCCTGCAAAACGCCGCCCAACCATTGGAAGTAGCGGGTCACAAGCGGTTGGTCGAGGCCGAGGTCTTCGCGGATCGATGCAACAGCCTCTGGGGTGGCGCCCTGACCGAGAATGGATTGCGCAAAATCACCTGGCAGAAGGTTCACCGCGACAAAAATCACGATCGACACAATCAACAATGTCAGGAGCCCAAGCGCCAGGCGCTGTAGAATAATCGTTAGGACATTGCCCAAAACTTATTTTTTTCCCTGTTATTTAACATGAAAGCTTAACGGCAATATTTCATCTGTAAACCCTAAAGCCCCAAGGAATGCCGCTGCGCGCCCATCATATCCATTGTGCGCACAAGTTCTGCACTGATGCCCGGTTCGGACAATGCATGCCCTGCGCGGCCAATATAAGTTAGCCGAGATTTCGGCCACATCTGCGATAACTTATGGGCCGATACAGGCGGGCAGATCATGTCGTATCGACCTTGCACAATGACACCGGGTACTTTCGCTATCTTAGCCATTTGATCCGGATGCAAGATCTGTTGCTCCTTAGTCAAGAAGCCGCCGTGATAAAAATAGTGGTTCTCTAGCCGCGCAAAGGCACGGGCATAGTCCGCCGGACTATCGCCTGTCACACCATCGCTATCAATGGATGCCAGCGCATTTTCCCAAGACGCCCAGGCGCGGGCATAGCGGACCTCAAGCGCACGATCACCCGAAAAGAGACGGCGATGGTAGGCAGCGATGAAATCGCCCTGCTCGTCCTGAGGGATCAGGCTTGCAAACCGCGCCCAAAGATCGGGCCAGAATTTTCCGGCACCGCCCCCATAAAACCAATCCAGTTCTGGCTGCGTCATTAGGAAAACACCGCGTAACGTCAAGGCGGCGGCACGCTCTGGGTGCGCTTGTGCATAAATCAACGCCAGTGTGGCGCCCCACGACCCACCAAAGACAATCCAGCGATCAATGCCCAATGTCTCGCGGATCAACTCAATATCGGCCACCAGATGCCAGGTCGTATTCGCCTCGACACTCGCGTGCGGACGCGAGCGACCACAACCCCGCTGATCAAAAAGGATGATGCGAAAAACATTTGGGTCAAAGTAACGACGCATTGCCGGGCTACACCCGCCACCCGGGCCACCATGCAGAACAACGACAGGCACCCCATCGGGGTTTCCGCATTGCTCCATATAGATGCGGTGACCGTCGCCCACCTCCAACATCCGCTGATCAAAAGGATCAATCGGCTGGTAAAGATGCGTGCCTGGGCGCTTTTGTCCTACGACTTTGTCCATAACCACTCTATATCGCGTGTTGAACGTACTGACCATGAGGCGGAGCGATGAAAATGTCGGCAACGAACACTGTAGATCCCGGTGAAATCGCAAAGTTCGAGGCGATGGCAGCGGAGTGGTGGGACCTGAAAGGCAAGTTCAAGCCGTTACACATGATGAACCCGGTGCGGCTGGACTACATCACAAGTCAGATCGCCGCAGAGTTTGGCCGCGATCTGAGCCAACCCGAACCTTTCAAAGGCCTACGCATCCTTGATATTGGTTGTGGTGGTGGTTTGCTATGCGAACCCATGGCGCGGCTTGGGGCGACCGTGGTTGGCGCCGACGCGGCTGAGCGAAACATCCCTGTTGCGAAGATTCATGCTGAGCAATCAGGTCTGGAGATTGACTACCGTCATACGACGGCCGAGGCGATGGCCGATGCTGGCGAGCAGTTTGATGCTGTGCTCAACATGGAAGTTGTCGAGCATGTGGCGGACCCCCAAGGCTATCTTGATGCCTGCCAAAAACTGATGAAACCCGGCGCGATCCACATCTGTTCCACCATCAATCGCAACCCAAAATCCTTTGCCATGGCGATTGTCGGTGCCGAGTACATCATGCGCTGGCTGCCCAAGGGCACCCACGAATGGAACAAGTTCATCACCCCCGATGAGCTGTTTGGTTTCATCGAAAAGGCTGGCATGACGCCGGTAGATCGCAAGGGTTTTGTCTTCAACTTTGCCAAGTTCACCTGGTCAATCTCAGACCGTGATCTATCAGTCAACTATGTGACCGCTGCGACAAAGCCGGTTGAATAAGCTCAATACTTGCGCCACGATCCATATTACGGCCCAGCGCGTGAAGCTTGGCTATTGTGAAAGCACTTTGATCAGCCTCTCAGGAGAACGTTGGCTATTTCATTTCTACGATTCAGACGGGCGTTACGTGCACCAGCTGTGCGATATAGACAGAGACGTTCAATCGTAAGCAAATGCGGGGCACAATTCAGAAAGATTGGTGTGGCACCGGTTTCTTTTAAAGTAGCCGCATCATCAGAGCCCGCATCACCGACCGATGTTATTCTCCGCAAAGAGCGCGATCAGATTACTGCCCTTATCAATCAAAGTTGGCCACCCGGGATCTTGGCATACGTTCAGGGCAGGCTGGCAGCCCCTATCTACTGGTTTCATCAAACTGGCAGCCACATTCGGCAGATCAGTGTGGACCTCTCGGATGGCAATGCCCCAAGCATGGCAGGCTACAAGTTCGCTACAACATCAGACGAGTTTGCATTGTTACCTGATCCCCACTTTTTCCGAGGATATGGATATAGCGCGACCGACAAATATGCTGCTGAGCATGCCCCGGATTGGGATAATCGCAGAGATGACATCGTTTGGCGCGGCGCATTAAATGGAACCGGATTATTTTCGCTTGATCCAAAAAACATTGACAATCAAGGGGTGACGCAAAGGTTGCGCATGGCATTAAAGTGCCAAACCATGGATGTCGATTTCAGGTTTGTTGTAGACAAAGGCAAAAGCCACCGCAAAGTCTTGCAAAAAAACGGCCTGACGGGAAACTACATTGGGCACCTTGAATGGGCAAACATGAAGTATGCGATTGATATTGACGGCTTCACCAATGCTTGGAGCAACTTCATGCAGCGCCTGAGGCTTGGCTGCTGCGTGCTCAAGGTTGACAGCCAGTTTGGCTTCTACCAGTGGTACTATCACAAGCTGGTTCCTTGGGAGCATTTCGTGCCTATCCGTGCTGACCTCTCTGATTTGCAAGACCAGATAGATTGGGTCAAAAGCAACCCAGCCAAAGCACGCCAGGTTGCCCAACACGGGCAGGCTTTTGCCAAGGGATTGACCTTTGAAAGCGAACGCCAATATGCCGTCGAAACCATCGAAGAGCGGGAAGCCCGCGGATGAGTTTTTGGCATGACAAGATCGTCATCGTAGCAGGCGGCGCAGGGTTCATCGGTCAGCACCTTGTTCAGGCGCTGTTAAATGCCCATGCCAGCGTTCATGTGATCGACAATCACTCGACCGGGCGCGCGTTGGAGGTTCAGCCACGCACACAACAGCAGCTGACCCAACAACACCATGATATCTGCACACCAACGATGATGCCAAAGGCAGATGTCGTCTATAATCTGGCAAGCCCCGCGTCACCTGTTCACTACCAAGGCGATCCAATTCAAACTTGGAAAACCAATGTTCTGGGCACTCTGAAAATGTTGGAACATGCGCTGGATTGCGGGGCGACGCTGGTACAAGCGTCCACAAGCGAGGTTTATGGTGATCCTCTCTCTCATCCGCAAAAGGAAACCGACTGGGGGAACGTGAACCCCATTGGTCCACGTGCATGTTACGATGAAAGCAAACGCGCGGCAGAGGCCCTTTTGATGGATGCAGTTCGCACCGCGTCCGCTGATGTGCGCATTGCCCGCATCTTTAATACTTATGGCCCGGGGATGACTGACAGCGACGGGCGCGCGATCCCCAATTTTGCCACTCAGGCAGAGCAAGGCACACCTTTGACCATCTATGGTGATGGCACGCAAACACGCAGCTTTTGCCATGTCAGTGATACTGTCGAAGGATTGATGCGGCTGGGTATGGTAGATGCCGCAAAGGGGCAGGTCATCAACATTGGCAACCCAACAGAAGTGACAATCCTGGAAATTGCGCAACAGATCAATGCGCTGTTCGGCAATAAAAGCGATATTGTCTTTGAAGACAGACCCGTTGATGATCCACAACGGCGCTGTCCCGACATTGGAAGGGCCGAAAGCCTGCTGGATTGGACACCACAGATGAAACTCCAAGATGGCCTAATCACGCTTCATCAGACCGGGCAGATACGTAAGTCAGCTTAAAATGAGCGATCTGGTGTCAATCGACCTGATTGAGCTTCAACCGCATCTCGCGCAGGACCGGCAGCACCGCCTTCGCTTTATCCTCACCCACCTTACTAACCACATCTGCGATCACAGGTGCAATTGCGGCAAGTGCCGCATCGCGCGCTGATTGCCCCGACGGGCTGATCGCGACCATCTTGCGGCGTGCATCATCCCAATCGGGGCGAATATGCACCCAACCGGCCCACTCTAGCTTATGCAGCGTATTGGTCATTGCCCCGCGGGTCAGGTGAAATGTCTTGGCCAATTGCGCAGGCGAGCGTTCGACACCGGCATGCGCCAGATGGTTCAATACCGAAAAATGCGACAGCTCCATACCCTTGGGCAGCACACGCGCCACATTGGCCCGCGCCAGTTGATCAACGGCAAGGATTTCGCTGAACAGCGATACAGCCAAGTTGTTAGCGGCTTCGGACATCAAGGGCCTTCAAAGGGGCGATCGTGGCTGAGTGCCGCAATCCGTTTGCGGCTTTGTGCCACTGACCGCAGGTCAAGATCAACCAATGCCATACCCGGTTCAGTACCCAAGTCGGCCAAAACTTCGCCCCAGGGCGAAATCGCCATGCTGTGCCCATATGTTTTGCGCGGTTTGCCCGACGCAGAGGCATGTGTGCCCGTCTGCGCTGCAGCCAGCACATAAGAACCCGTCTCAATCGCGCGAGCACGCAAGAGCGGTTCCCAATGCGCCGCACCAGTGACGGGCGAAAATGCAGCGGGTATCAACAGAATCTCAGCCCCCGCCTGTGCCAAGGCCCTGTAAAGATACGCAAAGCGTACATCATAGCAGACGCTCATCCCGATTTTGGCGAATGGCGTATCGGCAACTACGGCCTTTCCACCAGGACGGTAGCCTGCAGATTCGCGGTAAGTCTCAGTTTCTGAGACCGTCACATCGAACATGTGAATCTTGTCATAACGGGCGACAATCTGGCCTGCCGGATCGATGAGGAACGACCTATTGGCAAACCGGCCATCCGCATCATGGGTTTTCAATGCGATTGACCCGATTGACAGCCAGACGCCATGGCGCACCGCCTCTTCGCGCAGTTTCTTCAACGTGATGTCATCAGCTTCGTGCTGCAAAACAGCCGTCTGATCCGCACGGTCCTGCGAGATACAGTTGGTGACTTCCGGGGTCAGGATGAAGTCAGCACCCTTCTTGGCCGCCTCTGCGACCATGGCGATGGTCTGCGGCAGGTTTGCCACCGGGTCATCGCTGACGTTCAGTTGAAGCAGTGCAGCCTTCATGCCGCGAGCAGCGCGTCCAATTTGCCACCGCGTTCGAGTGCGAACAAATCATCACAGCCGCCCACATGCGTGCCATCGACAAAGATCTGCGGGACGGTGCTGCCGCCATTCGCGCGCTGGATCATCTCGGCCCGGCGTTCGGGTTGGGCGGAAATATTGACCTCGGCAAAACTGATACCTTTGGAGTTCAAAAGACGTTTGGCCATGTGGCAAAAGCCACAGGTCGGTTTGGTGTAAATCTCAACAGTTGCCATAATGGTCGTCCTTAGATCGGTTTCGCCCCTGATCTAGGCATCTTTCACCACTCTGGCCAGTGTAACAATCGACACGTTTGCGGCACCGGCTGCCTTAGCGGCCTCGCTACAGGCTGCCAATGTCGCGCCAGAGGTCATCACATCGTCAACCAGGATGACCTGCTTGCCAGCAATCTGATCCACCCGTTTGGGGTTGGGTATGATTGCGCCGGAAAGCTCTGAAAACCGCGCATCGCGACTATGACCTTCCAGCGCATTCGTCTTCTTGGAGCGCAGCAAAGCATCGACGCAGACGGGCAGGTTCATAACCTTTGCCAGTTCTTGCGCCAGCAAAGCAGATTGATTGTAACGTCGCCGTATCAGACGGACCCAATGTAGGGGTACGGGCACAATCACAGTGTCTAATAAAGGGTAATAGGCCAGTTTCTGTGCCATCCATCGCGCTGCTGTTGGCGCAAGGTCAGTGCGGTCTCCATGTTTGAGACCCAGGACCAAGCGTCTGCCCACACCGTTATACACCAGAACAGATCGTCCTTTGTCCCACGGGCGCGCGATCGTCATGCAGTCGTCGCATTGTACAATCTCGCCATGATCCTCGCCGGGCAGTGGCGTCCCGCAGGTGTCGCAAACCAGCCCGCCAATAAACTGCGTTTCTTTCCAACAGGACGCACATAGCCCAAAATCATCGTCTGTTTGCGCGTCGCACGCCACGCATTGCGGCGGATAAATTGCTCGAATGACGCTTTGCAACCGCATGAATGCACCCTAAATGACCCGCATGGATATGCCCCAAATCACCGACCGCGCAGCCCTGATGCGCAATCGCGCCCGTGCCATCCCCGAATCAATGTTCCTGCAAGAACACGCCGCCGATGAACTGCAAGAGAGACTGATTGAGGTTAACAGAACCTTTACATCAGTCGCGATCGTGACTGGTTTTCCCGATTTCTGGGCGACACGCTATCCTGATGCTACAATCGTGGCCGATGATCAGACCCTTGACCTGAAACCGCAGGCACATGACCTGATCCTGCATACGATGTGCCTGCATTGGGCGAATGATCCCGTGGGGCAGTTGGTACAAACCCGCCATGCCTTGAAGCCGGATGGGCTTTTGCTTTGCACGTTTCTTGGCGGTCAGACGCTACATGAACTGCGCGCGTCGCTTGCGGAAGCAGAAGCAGTCGTCGCGGGCGGTCTGTCACCAAGGATCGCACCCATGGGTGAAATTCGTGACCTTGGCGGTCTTTTGCAACGGGCCGGTTTCGCGTTACCGGTGGCCGACAGCACACCCTTGACGGCCAGCTATGCGAACGCATTCCACCTGATGCATGATCTGCGTAAAATGGGCGAGAACAACGCACTCGCCCAGCGTATCAAACATGCGACACGGCGCAATGTGCTGACCGAGGCTGCATGCATCTACGCAGAGAACTTTCGCAATGCCGAAGGCCGGGTTGATGCCACGTTTGAGGTCATCACATTGACAGGTTGGGCACCCGCCGACAGCCAACCGAAACCATTGCGACCCGGCAGCGCCAAAACGCGGCTTGCGGACGCATTGAATACCCAGGAAACACCGCTAGATAGGTCCAGTGAATGACGCAACGCATGTCCCATTTAACTTGGACCGAAATCGCGCTACCTAAGAGGCAATGAAAATGTTCGATGCACAAGCCAACGCCGAAGCGCGCCCAGCCACATGCCCCGTGCATGCGCAGCCCGATCACCCGGCGGTGAAACCGGCACGCGTCGGTATTCTTGTCGCCAATCTGGGCACCCCGGATGGCACTGACTACTGGTCGATGCGCCGCTACCTGAACGAATTCCTGTCTGACAAGCGCGTGGTGGATTACTCTGCCTGGATCTGGCAGCCGCTTTTGCAGTTGATCATCCTGACCAAGCGCCCGTTTTCTTCGGGTGCGGCTTACAAATCAATCTGGAACGAAGAAGACAATGAAAGCCCGCTTCTAACAATCACCAAAAAGCAGACAGCGGCGATCAAGGCGCAGATGGTCGAACGCTATGGCGACGATGTACGCGTCGATTTCTGCATGCGTTATGGTAATCCATCAACGAAATCCAAAGTGCGTGAGATGGTAGAGGACGGGTGTACTAAAATCCTGTTCTTTCCGCTGTACCCGCACTACGCCGGGGCGACCTCTGCGACAGCAAATGATCAGTTCTTCCGTGCACTTATGGAAGAAAAGTGGCAGCCTGTTGCGCGCATTGTAGAGCCTTACTTTGCTGAACCCGCCTATATCGAGGCGCTTGCGCAGTCCATTGAGCGCGCCTATGCGGAGGCAGAAACCAAACCGGAAAAGCTGGTTTGTTCTTATCACGGCGTGCCGGAACGCTATCTACGCGAAGGTGATCCGTATCACTGCCAATGCCAGAAAACGACGCGTTTGCTGAAAGAACGTCTGGGCTGGGATGACACCCAAATTGTCACAACGTTCCAGTCTCGTTTTGGTCCTGAAGAGTGGCTGAAGCCCTACACGGTCGAAGAGGTGGCGCGTCTGGCGGAAGAGGATGGTGTTAAGAACATCGCCGTTTGCGCTCCCGCATTCTCGGCCGACTGCATCGAGACGCTTGAAGAGATCAACGAAGAGATCAAGGAAAGCTTCGAAGAGGCTGGCGGCGAGCATTTTACCTATATCCCATGCCTCAACGACGACCCGTCGCATATTGATGCGCTATCGGGCGTGATCGAGAAAAACCTGAAGGGTTGGCTTGGCTAAACCCGCGACTGGGGTCATGCAATGAAAGTAACCCTGACCGAAAGTGGCGCTACGATTGATGCCCATGATCTTGGCCCGCTTCTGGGTCTGAACCCGGCAGACGTGCCTGCCAAAATGCGCGCTGGCGAAATCACCAGCCAATCAGAAGAGGGCGTCGCCGAGGATGCTGGGCAAATTCGATTGACTTTCTGGTATTCTGATCAACGTGTCCGGCTGATCTGTGATACGGACGGCAACGTCATCAAAACAACCCGGATAAAAGCCGCACGCTAGGCTGATTCTGTTTGGAAGGTCGGGTAACTTGGTTAACGTCTGATTAACAAGCACGGTTTTTAGGCAAAAATGATACTAACACTCGAGAAAGACTCTGTTTTCTGGAGCAAAAACATAACTTTTTTGCAGGGTTGCCGCAAAGGTAACATATTTCCATGACATCAAATATACTGTGAAAGTGTATTGTTTGGATCGCGTCGTGTTCCGGCGTGGCGAGTGGTGAAGATGACGGCAGTAACGCAAGCAAAGGAAGAGGCGGGCCAAGAACAGCGCAGTGAAGCGCTTCCAGATGGTACCGCGCTACTTGGTGACCAGTTTACAATTGACAGAGCGCTGAGCAACGGCGGCTTTGGCATTACGTATCTTGCAAAGGACAACTACCTTGATCGGAATGTTGTCATCAAGGAATGCTACCCGGAAGTGTTTTGTATGCGCGAGGGCAAGAACGTGCTTGTCCGTTCCGATCAACATGCCGCAAAATACCGCACAATTGTTGAGATGTTCATGCGCGAGGCGCGCAGCATCGCCAAGATGCGCCACCCCAATATCGTTGGCGTACACCGGATTTTCGAAGACAATGAAACCGCCTATATGGTTCTGGATCTGATCCATGGCCGCGACCTGCTGAGCATCATCAACGATAAAAACGACCCGCTACCCCCCGATCAGATCAAAGAAATCCTGATCAAGGTCTTGGACGCGGTGGACCTTGTCCATCAGAACGATCTGCTGCACCGGGATATTTCGCCTGACAACATCCTGCTCGACAAATGGGGTAGCCCGTTTCTGATCGACTTTGGCGCGGCCCGTGAAGAAGCCAGCCGCGAAACACGTGCTGTATCAGCCGTGCTAGTCGTCAAGGATGGCTACTCACCTCAG is from Yoonia sp. GPGPB17 and encodes:
- the ubiG gene encoding bifunctional 2-polyprenyl-6-hydroxyphenol methylase/3-demethylubiquinol 3-O-methyltransferase UbiG, whose amino-acid sequence is MKMSATNTVDPGEIAKFEAMAAEWWDLKGKFKPLHMMNPVRLDYITSQIAAEFGRDLSQPEPFKGLRILDIGCGGGLLCEPMARLGATVVGADAAERNIPVAKIHAEQSGLEIDYRHTTAEAMADAGEQFDAVLNMEVVEHVADPQGYLDACQKLMKPGAIHICSTINRNPKSFAMAIVGAEYIMRWLPKGTHEWNKFITPDELFGFIEKAGMTPVDRKGFVFNFAKFTWSISDRDLSVNYVTAATKPVE
- the grxC gene encoding glutaredoxin 3 — encoded protein: MATVEIYTKPTCGFCHMAKRLLNSKGISFAEVNISAQPERRAEMIQRANGGSTVPQIFVDGTHVGGCDDLFALERGGKLDALLAA
- the pip gene encoding prolyl aminopeptidase; the protein is MDKVVGQKRPGTHLYQPIDPFDQRMLEVGDGHRIYMEQCGNPDGVPVVVLHGGPGGGCSPAMRRYFDPNVFRIILFDQRGCGRSRPHASVEANTTWHLVADIELIRETLGIDRWIVFGGSWGATLALIYAQAHPERAAALTLRGVFLMTQPELDWFYGGGAGKFWPDLWARFASLIPQDEQGDFIAAYHRRLFSGDRALEVRYARAWASWENALASIDSDGVTGDSPADYARAFARLENHYFYHGGFLTKEQQILHPDQMAKIAKVPGVIVQGRYDMICPPVSAHKLSQMWPKSRLTYIGRAGHALSEPGISAELVRTMDMMGAQRHSLGL
- a CDS encoding glycosyl transferase family 90 encodes the protein MAGYKFATTSDEFALLPDPHFFRGYGYSATDKYAAEHAPDWDNRRDDIVWRGALNGTGLFSLDPKNIDNQGVTQRLRMALKCQTMDVDFRFVVDKGKSHRKVLQKNGLTGNYIGHLEWANMKYAIDIDGFTNAWSNFMQRLRLGCCVLKVDSQFGFYQWYYHKLVPWEHFVPIRADLSDLQDQIDWVKSNPAKARQVAQHGQAFAKGLTFESERQYAVETIEEREARG
- a CDS encoding NAD-dependent epimerase/dehydratase family protein, with amino-acid sequence MSFWHDKIVIVAGGAGFIGQHLVQALLNAHASVHVIDNHSTGRALEVQPRTQQQLTQQHHDICTPTMMPKADVVYNLASPASPVHYQGDPIQTWKTNVLGTLKMLEHALDCGATLVQASTSEVYGDPLSHPQKETDWGNVNPIGPRACYDESKRAAEALLMDAVRTASADVRIARIFNTYGPGMTDSDGRAIPNFATQAEQGTPLTIYGDGTQTRSFCHVSDTVEGLMRLGMVDAAKGQVINIGNPTEVTILEIAQQINALFGNKSDIVFEDRPVDDPQRRCPDIGRAESLLDWTPQMKLQDGLITLHQTGQIRKSA
- a CDS encoding MarR family winged helix-turn-helix transcriptional regulator, which produces MSEAANNLAVSLFSEILAVDQLARANVARVLPKGMELSHFSVLNHLAHAGVERSPAQLAKTFHLTRGAMTNTLHKLEWAGWVHIRPDWDDARRKMVAISPSGQSARDAALAAIAPVIADVVSKVGEDKAKAVLPVLREMRLKLNQVD
- a CDS encoding ABC transporter permease, encoding MIWFVAALMGIAALAWGFRFAGQAATGNAPKFRDMPYGVAYGYVLGVAVLAWLVWAYMQGRSDDQAIANKFFFLRIAIEGFILFAIAAWVFRLLGRSVGTAGSKKLFRSMPLTASFGILTILIYAIFAIFAGAIAPYGQEQIIPGVAANVIPGGDPALGGNPDFPLGTDQIGRDILSRLIYGAQNTVGIAFATTVLAFLLGGTFGFLAATLGGWLDQLLSRAVDVLMAIPSLIFALLLMTIASVWAPELGIPLTVFMVLIIAVIDSTRVYRLARAVGQNIVVMDYIEAAKLRGEGLGYLVFKEILPNAMAPLLAEFGLRFCFVFLTIAALSFLGVGIQPPLADWGTMVRDLGGFVNFAQFAPMAATAPLLAAGAIALLTVAVNFVVDWMLHKSSGLKE
- a CDS encoding ComF family protein, producing MRLQSVIRAIYPPQCVACDAQTDDDFGLCASCWKETQFIGGLVCDTCGTPLPGEDHGEIVQCDDCMTIARPWDKGRSVLVYNGVGRRLVLGLKHGDRTDLAPTAARWMAQKLAYYPLLDTVIVPVPLHWVRLIRRRYNQSALLAQELAKVMNLPVCVDALLRSKKTNALEGHSRDARFSELSGAIIPNPKRVDQIAGKQVILVDDVMTSGATLAACSEAAKAAGAANVSIVTLARVVKDA
- a CDS encoding ABC transporter permease, which codes for MGNVLTIILQRLALGLLTLLIVSIVIFVAVNLLPGDFAQSILGQGATPEAVASIREDLGLDQPLVTRYFQWLGGVLQGDLGTSFAQANFASFTGTESGATTVAQQIAPRFANTMFLAMITAIIAVPFSILLGVLAALYRNTIFDRATNIFTLSSISSPEFFLAYILILFLAVLNPIFPSLSNIFEGMPFSERVEKSMLPALTLTLVVTAHMMRMTRAAIINLLASPYIEMARLKGLSPMRVIVKHALPNALAPIINVIALNLAYLITGVVVVEVVFVYPGIGQLFVDSVKIRDIPVVQACCLIFATAFILLNLTADIMSILSNPRLRHPK
- a CDS encoding carbon-nitrogen hydrolase family protein, which produces MKAALLQLNVSDDPVANLPQTIAMVAEAAKKGADFILTPEVTNCISQDRADQTAVLQHEADDITLKKLREEAVRHGVWLSIGSIALKTHDADGRFANRSFLIDPAGQIVARYDKIHMFDVTVSETETYRESAGYRPGGKAVVADTPFAKIGMSVCYDVRFAYLYRALAQAGAEILLIPAAFSPVTGAAHWEPLLRARAIETGSYVLAAAQTGTHASASGKPRKTYGHSMAISPWGEVLADLGTEPGMALVDLDLRSVAQSRKRIAALSHDRPFEGP